A stretch of Hevea brasiliensis isolate MT/VB/25A 57/8 unplaced genomic scaffold, ASM3005281v1 Scaf206, whole genome shotgun sequence DNA encodes these proteins:
- the LOC131176644 gene encoding probable calcium-binding protein CML36 yields MNQFIKVISPKRLFRSKKDRSIVSRSDPSSYSYGALSSTSSESSISNDKQGSRGGVVDFGTPTTVLPEISGDWSDISSDIYSELVQAFKLIDRDNDGIISRTELEALLSRLGAEPPSQEELAMMLSEVDQDGDGYISVEALMNLIGSACEPAADEELRVAFEFFDTDQDGKITAEELLGVYKSIGDERCTLDDCRRMIAEVDKNGYGFVCFEDFSRMMELQR; encoded by the coding sequence ATGAATCAGTTCATCAAGGTAATCAGCCCCAAACGTCTCTTTCGATCCAAAAAGGACCGATCTATTGTCTCCAGATCTGACCCTTCATCGTATAGTTATGGCGCTTTGTCGTCTACGTCCTCGGAATCTTCTATTTCCAATGATAAGCAAGGTTCAAGAGGTGGTGTGGTTGATTTCGGAACGCCCACTACTGTTCTCCCTGAAATATCAGGTGACTGGTCTGATATCTCCTCTGATATTTATTCAGAGCTGGTTCAGGCTTTTAAGCTGATAGACAGGGATAATGATGGGATTATTTCGAGGACTGAGTTAGAGGCTCTGTTGAGCCGATTAGGAGCGGAGCCACCTAGCCAAGAGGAGTTGGCGATGATGTTGAGCGAGGTGGACCAAGACGGTGATGGGTACATAAGCGTGGAGGCTCTAATGAACCTGATCGGCTCGGCCTGTGAGCCGGCAGCCGACGAAGAGCTGAGAGTGGCATTCGAGTTCTTCGACACGGATCAGGATGGGAAAATAACAGCAGAGGAGCTACTTGGAGTTTACAAATCTATCGGGGACGAGCGGTGCACGTTAGACGATTGCCGGCGCATGATAGCAGAGGTCGATAAGAACGGGTATGGGTTCGTATGCTTCGAAGATTTTTCTCGGATGATGGAGCTTCAAAGATGA